In Oryzias melastigma strain HK-1 linkage group LG10, ASM292280v2, whole genome shotgun sequence, a single window of DNA contains:
- the LOC112153310 gene encoding uncharacterized protein LOC112153310 isoform X1 → MSSLDRHPKELPGHVPEKLHLSTGLGPPWNPLIAAGGKKSGHLCLIFSEKFAISTSSFLFICLSFVGSVLGSSRGFQIKKVCYGDSVNIELKSYYKGSLYFYPIAGGARKLLMDNREAKDPRLKVFSDSVTLTQLTERDNGDFVLLSSTGQNLNYLSLTINDCSKYVELFYGQEMMHIVPSNADLLEFTPLHRLDQPQLLWERTNPFRNYGGRRRVSGGLFRIYKITQEDNGYYNFRKKDKSVVSRIHLNVQEKTSYYNAKENEKIILPFPWENGNWTVTFKQKNEEGISIMKSGRVDISVYRLSRKLSFKSYGIEMCCLRLNDAGTFEFRDSAGNLALVSHVIITVKIPELPQSNAYIIVAVVAGVLGYLCFCCCCCKKFCCSNEKPPSEVAQTAEEPKVFYHDLNEPEGSGFSAAPYPAAFPPPAGNVPFPPPAMNAGISHDAAAASSGPVVCHHGNTNISQPEVAPQASDQSAPSSSGYNPLPSHSQPMFETYQPTYEIKNISQPGVAPGASEQSAPSSSSGYNPVSSDYQPMFEVKGLNSTFDLPLSAENSSTDVYNSDKMNFL, encoded by the exons GACAGACACCCTAAGGAACTCCCAGGGCATGTACCGGAGAAACTACATCTCTCAACTGGCCTTGGTCCCCCTTGGAACCCCCTCATAGCAGCTGGAGGGaagaagtctgggcatctttgcttaatattttcagaaaagtttGCTATTTCCACATCTTCATTCTTATTCATTTGTCTGTCTTTCGTTGGTTCTGTTTTAGGTTCTTCCCGTGGATTTCAGATCAAAAAAGTGTGCTACGGGGACAGTGTAAATATAGAACTTAAGTCATATTACAAAGGATCGCTGTATTTCTATCCAATCGCAGGAGGAGCAAGGAAACTACTAATGGATAATCGAGAA GCTAAGGATCCACGGCTCAaagttttcagtgactcagtAACGTTGACACAGTTGACTGAAAGAGATAATGGAGATTTTGTTCTATTAAGCAGTACTGGACAAAACTTAAATTATCTTTCACTGACAATCAATG ATTGTTCTAAATACGTCGAATTGTTTTACGGTCAAGAAATGATGCACATTGTTCCTAGCAATGCTGACCTGCTGGAGTTCACCCCCTTACATAGACTAGACCAGCCTCAGCTTCTGTGGGAACGTACAAACCCTTTCCGCAATTATGGAGGACGGCGGAGAGTGAGCGGTGGCTTGTTTAGGATTTACAAAATCACCCAGGAAGATAATGGCTACTACAACTTtcgtaaaaaagacaaatctgtGGTGTCTAGGATTCATCTCAATGTACAAG AAAAGACCAGTTACTACAATGctaaggaaaatgaaaaaatcatcCTCCCATTTCCTTGGGAGAATGGAAACTGGACTGTCACTTTTAAGCAAAAGAATGAAGAAg GAATATCAATCATGAAATCAGGAAGAGTGGACATAAGCGTTTACCGGTTGAGTCGTAAATTGAGCTTTAAAAGCTATGGCATAGAAATGTGTTGCTTACGTCTCAACGATGCTGGCACCTTTGAGTTCAGAGATTCTGCAGGAAACCTGGCTTTGGTTTCTCATGTGATCATTACTG TTAAGATTCCAGAACTTCCTCAAAGTAATGCATATATAATTGTGGCTGTCGTGGCTGGCGTTTTGGGTTACCTCTGCTTCTGCTGTTGCTGTTGTAAAAAGTTCTGCTGTTCAAATGAAAAGCCTCCTTCTGAGGTCGCTCAGACTGCAGAGGAACCTAAAGTCTTTTATCAt GATTTAAATGAGCCTGAAGGTTCTGGATTTTCTGCTGCACCTTATCCTGCAGCGTTCCCTCCTCCAGCAGGGAATGTACCTTTCCCTCCTCCAGCAATGAATGCTGGGATTTCTCAtgatgctgcagctgcttccTCTGGACCTGTG GTATGCCACCATGGAAATACAAACATCTCTCAGCCTGAG GTTGCACCTCAAGCGTCAGATCAATCTGCTCCATCTTCATCTGGTTACAACCCTCTGCCATCACACTCTCAACCAATGTTTGAG aCATACCAACCAACCTATGAGATTAAGAATATCTCTCAGCCTGGG GTCGCACCTGGAGCTTCGGAGCAATCTGCTCCATCTTCATCTTCTGGTTACAACCCTGTGTCTTCAGACTATCAACCAATGTTTGAGGTGAAAGGACTAAACTCCACCTTTGATCTACCTCTCAGTGCAGAAAACTCTTCTACGGATGTTTACAACTCAGATAAAATGAACTTTCTGTAA
- the LOC112153310 gene encoding uncharacterized protein LOC112153310 isoform X2, with product MMLTFFTVFYVLFGSSRGFQIKKVCYGDSVNIELKSYYKGSLYFYPIAGGARKLLMDNREAKDPRLKVFSDSVTLTQLTERDNGDFVLLSSTGQNLNYLSLTINDCSKYVELFYGQEMMHIVPSNADLLEFTPLHRLDQPQLLWERTNPFRNYGGRRRVSGGLFRIYKITQEDNGYYNFRKKDKSVVSRIHLNVQEKTSYYNAKENEKIILPFPWENGNWTVTFKQKNEEGISIMKSGRVDISVYRLSRKLSFKSYGIEMCCLRLNDAGTFEFRDSAGNLALVSHVIITVKIPELPQSNAYIIVAVVAGVLGYLCFCCCCCKKFCCSNEKPPSEVAQTAEEPKVFYHDLNEPEGSGFSAAPYPAAFPPPAGNVPFPPPAMNAGISHDAAAASSGPVVCHHGNTNISQPEVAPQASDQSAPSSSGYNPLPSHSQPMFETYQPTYEIKNISQPGVAPGASEQSAPSSSSGYNPVSSDYQPMFEVKGLNSTFDLPLSAENSSTDVYNSDKMNFL from the exons GTTCTTCCCGTGGATTTCAGATCAAAAAAGTGTGCTACGGGGACAGTGTAAATATAGAACTTAAGTCATATTACAAAGGATCGCTGTATTTCTATCCAATCGCAGGAGGAGCAAGGAAACTACTAATGGATAATCGAGAA GCTAAGGATCCACGGCTCAaagttttcagtgactcagtAACGTTGACACAGTTGACTGAAAGAGATAATGGAGATTTTGTTCTATTAAGCAGTACTGGACAAAACTTAAATTATCTTTCACTGACAATCAATG ATTGTTCTAAATACGTCGAATTGTTTTACGGTCAAGAAATGATGCACATTGTTCCTAGCAATGCTGACCTGCTGGAGTTCACCCCCTTACATAGACTAGACCAGCCTCAGCTTCTGTGGGAACGTACAAACCCTTTCCGCAATTATGGAGGACGGCGGAGAGTGAGCGGTGGCTTGTTTAGGATTTACAAAATCACCCAGGAAGATAATGGCTACTACAACTTtcgtaaaaaagacaaatctgtGGTGTCTAGGATTCATCTCAATGTACAAG AAAAGACCAGTTACTACAATGctaaggaaaatgaaaaaatcatcCTCCCATTTCCTTGGGAGAATGGAAACTGGACTGTCACTTTTAAGCAAAAGAATGAAGAAg GAATATCAATCATGAAATCAGGAAGAGTGGACATAAGCGTTTACCGGTTGAGTCGTAAATTGAGCTTTAAAAGCTATGGCATAGAAATGTGTTGCTTACGTCTCAACGATGCTGGCACCTTTGAGTTCAGAGATTCTGCAGGAAACCTGGCTTTGGTTTCTCATGTGATCATTACTG TTAAGATTCCAGAACTTCCTCAAAGTAATGCATATATAATTGTGGCTGTCGTGGCTGGCGTTTTGGGTTACCTCTGCTTCTGCTGTTGCTGTTGTAAAAAGTTCTGCTGTTCAAATGAAAAGCCTCCTTCTGAGGTCGCTCAGACTGCAGAGGAACCTAAAGTCTTTTATCAt GATTTAAATGAGCCTGAAGGTTCTGGATTTTCTGCTGCACCTTATCCTGCAGCGTTCCCTCCTCCAGCAGGGAATGTACCTTTCCCTCCTCCAGCAATGAATGCTGGGATTTCTCAtgatgctgcagctgcttccTCTGGACCTGTG GTATGCCACCATGGAAATACAAACATCTCTCAGCCTGAG GTTGCACCTCAAGCGTCAGATCAATCTGCTCCATCTTCATCTGGTTACAACCCTCTGCCATCACACTCTCAACCAATGTTTGAG aCATACCAACCAACCTATGAGATTAAGAATATCTCTCAGCCTGGG GTCGCACCTGGAGCTTCGGAGCAATCTGCTCCATCTTCATCTTCTGGTTACAACCCTGTGTCTTCAGACTATCAACCAATGTTTGAGGTGAAAGGACTAAACTCCACCTTTGATCTACCTCTCAGTGCAGAAAACTCTTCTACGGATGTTTACAACTCAGATAAAATGAACTTTCTGTAA
- the LOC112153310 gene encoding uncharacterized protein LOC112153310 isoform X3 has protein sequence MDNREAKDPRLKVFSDSVTLTQLTERDNGDFVLLSSTGQNLNYLSLTINDCSKYVELFYGQEMMHIVPSNADLLEFTPLHRLDQPQLLWERTNPFRNYGGRRRVSGGLFRIYKITQEDNGYYNFRKKDKSVVSRIHLNVQEKTSYYNAKENEKIILPFPWENGNWTVTFKQKNEEGISIMKSGRVDISVYRLSRKLSFKSYGIEMCCLRLNDAGTFEFRDSAGNLALVSHVIITVKIPELPQSNAYIIVAVVAGVLGYLCFCCCCCKKFCCSNEKPPSEVAQTAEEPKVFYHDLNEPEGSGFSAAPYPAAFPPPAGNVPFPPPAMNAGISHDAAAASSGPVVCHHGNTNISQPEVAPQASDQSAPSSSGYNPLPSHSQPMFETYQPTYEIKNISQPGVAPGASEQSAPSSSSGYNPVSSDYQPMFEVKGLNSTFDLPLSAENSSTDVYNSDKMNFL, from the exons ATGGATAATCGAGAA GCTAAGGATCCACGGCTCAaagttttcagtgactcagtAACGTTGACACAGTTGACTGAAAGAGATAATGGAGATTTTGTTCTATTAAGCAGTACTGGACAAAACTTAAATTATCTTTCACTGACAATCAATG ATTGTTCTAAATACGTCGAATTGTTTTACGGTCAAGAAATGATGCACATTGTTCCTAGCAATGCTGACCTGCTGGAGTTCACCCCCTTACATAGACTAGACCAGCCTCAGCTTCTGTGGGAACGTACAAACCCTTTCCGCAATTATGGAGGACGGCGGAGAGTGAGCGGTGGCTTGTTTAGGATTTACAAAATCACCCAGGAAGATAATGGCTACTACAACTTtcgtaaaaaagacaaatctgtGGTGTCTAGGATTCATCTCAATGTACAAG AAAAGACCAGTTACTACAATGctaaggaaaatgaaaaaatcatcCTCCCATTTCCTTGGGAGAATGGAAACTGGACTGTCACTTTTAAGCAAAAGAATGAAGAAg GAATATCAATCATGAAATCAGGAAGAGTGGACATAAGCGTTTACCGGTTGAGTCGTAAATTGAGCTTTAAAAGCTATGGCATAGAAATGTGTTGCTTACGTCTCAACGATGCTGGCACCTTTGAGTTCAGAGATTCTGCAGGAAACCTGGCTTTGGTTTCTCATGTGATCATTACTG TTAAGATTCCAGAACTTCCTCAAAGTAATGCATATATAATTGTGGCTGTCGTGGCTGGCGTTTTGGGTTACCTCTGCTTCTGCTGTTGCTGTTGTAAAAAGTTCTGCTGTTCAAATGAAAAGCCTCCTTCTGAGGTCGCTCAGACTGCAGAGGAACCTAAAGTCTTTTATCAt GATTTAAATGAGCCTGAAGGTTCTGGATTTTCTGCTGCACCTTATCCTGCAGCGTTCCCTCCTCCAGCAGGGAATGTACCTTTCCCTCCTCCAGCAATGAATGCTGGGATTTCTCAtgatgctgcagctgcttccTCTGGACCTGTG GTATGCCACCATGGAAATACAAACATCTCTCAGCCTGAG GTTGCACCTCAAGCGTCAGATCAATCTGCTCCATCTTCATCTGGTTACAACCCTCTGCCATCACACTCTCAACCAATGTTTGAG aCATACCAACCAACCTATGAGATTAAGAATATCTCTCAGCCTGGG GTCGCACCTGGAGCTTCGGAGCAATCTGCTCCATCTTCATCTTCTGGTTACAACCCTGTGTCTTCAGACTATCAACCAATGTTTGAGGTGAAAGGACTAAACTCCACCTTTGATCTACCTCTCAGTGCAGAAAACTCTTCTACGGATGTTTACAACTCAGATAAAATGAACTTTCTGTAA
- the LOC112153315 gene encoding uncharacterized protein LOC112153315 isoform X2, with the protein MVRVLSAAWVLVLVAVWVEADAGEDRAKAGSEPVVSLRSLITGTCQEIQRHAESVLGTTVIQSAVEVVQTAISFLAEGAASGLNVIAVYVREILRVTGFDATLTLPRFTPEGVTAVAQWGLVCLIGYWLLTIVLRLLISVLKHVFWTVKTVLALWAFGLIVLDKSASTDTTAFRLGGLVLTCVLLSLYTSDFNKQSAVEKRLSNLEGRLKAVEKK; encoded by the exons ATGGTTCGGGTTTTGTCTGCTGCTTGGGTGCTGGTCCTCGTGGCGGTGTGGGTCGAGGCTGACGCTGGAGAGGATCGGGCCAAAGCTGGGAGCGAGCCGGTGGTCAGCCTGCGCTCCCTGATCACCGGGACCTGCCAGGAGATCCAGCGGCACGCGGAGTCGGTGCTGGGAACCACCGTGATCCAGTCAGCTGTTGAG GTTGTACAGACTGCGATCAGTTTCTTGGCCGAAGGTGCTGCCAGCGGCCTGAATGTCATTGCCGTTTACGTCAGAGAGATCCTCAGGGTTACAGGATTCGATG CTACGCTGACGCTGCCCCGCTTCACTCCTGAGGGTGTGACTGCCGTTGCTCAGTGGGGTCTGGTCTGCCTCATCGGTTACTGGCTGCTGACCATCGTTCTCCGTCTGCTGATCAGCGTGCTGAAGCACGTGTTCTGGACGGTGAAAACCGTCTTGGCCCTTTGGGCTTTCGGACTGATTGTTTTGGACAAGAGCGCCTCCACAGACACCACGGCGTTTCGGTTGGGCGGCCTGGTGCTGACGTGTGTCCTGCTGAGTCTCTACACTTCAGACTTTAACAAGCAATCTGCAGTGGAGAAGCGACTGAGCAACCTGGAGGGTCGACTGAAGGCCGTAGAGAAGAAGTGA
- the LOC112153315 gene encoding uncharacterized protein LOC112153315 isoform X1: MVRVLSAAWVLVLVAVWVEADAGEDRAKAGSEPVVSLRSLITGTCQEIQRHAESVLGTTVIQSAVERAVLFLESLLGQENTHSMSMVVQTAISFLAEGAASGLNVIAVYVREILRVTGFDATLTLPRFTPEGVTAVAQWGLVCLIGYWLLTIVLRLLISVLKHVFWTVKTVLALWAFGLIVLDKSASTDTTAFRLGGLVLTCVLLSLYTSDFNKQSAVEKRLSNLEGRLKAVEKK; this comes from the exons ATGGTTCGGGTTTTGTCTGCTGCTTGGGTGCTGGTCCTCGTGGCGGTGTGGGTCGAGGCTGACGCTGGAGAGGATCGGGCCAAAGCTGGGAGCGAGCCGGTGGTCAGCCTGCGCTCCCTGATCACCGGGACCTGCCAGGAGATCCAGCGGCACGCGGAGTCGGTGCTGGGAACCACCGTGATCCAGTCAGCTGTTGAG aggGCTGTGTTGTTTCTTGAATCACTTCTTGGTCAGGAGAACACCCATTCAATGAGCATG GTTGTACAGACTGCGATCAGTTTCTTGGCCGAAGGTGCTGCCAGCGGCCTGAATGTCATTGCCGTTTACGTCAGAGAGATCCTCAGGGTTACAGGATTCGATG CTACGCTGACGCTGCCCCGCTTCACTCCTGAGGGTGTGACTGCCGTTGCTCAGTGGGGTCTGGTCTGCCTCATCGGTTACTGGCTGCTGACCATCGTTCTCCGTCTGCTGATCAGCGTGCTGAAGCACGTGTTCTGGACGGTGAAAACCGTCTTGGCCCTTTGGGCTTTCGGACTGATTGTTTTGGACAAGAGCGCCTCCACAGACACCACGGCGTTTCGGTTGGGCGGCCTGGTGCTGACGTGTGTCCTGCTGAGTCTCTACACTTCAGACTTTAACAAGCAATCTGCAGTGGAGAAGCGACTGAGCAACCTGGAGGGTCGACTGAAGGCCGTAGAGAAGAAGTGA